In a genomic window of Trachemys scripta elegans isolate TJP31775 chromosome 12, CAS_Tse_1.0, whole genome shotgun sequence:
- the LOC117885401 gene encoding olfactory receptor 14A16-like, whose protein sequence is MSNQTTMTKFLLLGFSDVRELQILYLVMFLMIYLAALMGNLLIIMVVALDHYLHTPMYFFLVNLAILDIGSISVTIPKSMANSLMNTRSISYSGCVVQIFLFVFFVSGDVALLTIMVYDRYVAICKPLHYERVMNRKACVQMAASAWISSVLYSALHTGNTFSISFCGGNMVDQFFCEIPQILKLACTDSYLSENGVMAFSVCLVLSSFVLIIASYVQIFKTVLRIPLEQGRHKAFSTCLPRLIVISLFVSTVFFTYLKPTSSSMSGLALVAAVLYFMLLPVMNPIIYSMRNKEIKAALRTLTRWRLLTKNEMSVSLS, encoded by the coding sequence ATGTCCAACCAAACCACTATGACTAAGTTCCTTCTTctgggattctctgatgttcgggAGCTGCAGATTTTGTACTTAGTGATGTTTCTAATGATTTACCTGGCAGCCCTGATGGGGAATCTTCTCATCATCATGGTTGTAGCCCTGGATCATtatcttcacacccccatgtacttcttcctggtcAATTTGGCCATCTTAGACATTGGCTCCATTTCTGTCACCATTCCCAAGTCCATGGCTAATTCCCTCATGAACACCAGGTCCATCTCTTATTCTGGATGTGTTGTCCAAATCTTTCTCTTTGTCTTCTTTGTCTCAGGAGATGTTGCCTTACTCACCATCATGGTGTATGACCGATATGTTGCCATCTGCAAACCCCTGCACTACGAGAGAGTGATGAACAGGAAagcttgtgtccaaatggcagccaGTGCCTGGATCAGCAGTGTTCTCTACTCTGCCCTGCACACTGGGAACACATTTTCAATCTCCTTCTGTGGAGGCAACATggtggatcagttcttctgtgaaatcccccagaTACTCAAGCTCGCCTGCACTGACTCATACCTCAGTGAAAATGGGGTCATGGCTTTTAGTGTGTGCTTAGTCTTAAgcagttttgttttaataattgcGTCCTATGTTCAGATCTTCAAAACTGTGCTAAGAATCCCCTTGGAGCAGGGCCGGCATAAAGCTTTCTCCACCTGCCTTCCTCGCCTCATTGTCATCTCCTTGTTTGTTTCCACTGTATTCTTTACCTACCTGAAACCCACCTCCAGCTCAATGTCAGGCCTGGCTCTTGTGGCAGCTGTGCTCTATTTCATGCTGCTGCCAGTGATGAATCCGATCATCTACAGCATGAGGAACAAAGAGATCAAAGCTGCTCTGAGGACACTCACTAGGTGGAGGTTATTGACCAAAAATgaaatgtctgtctctctctcttga